Proteins encoded in a region of the Nicotiana tomentosiformis chromosome 9, ASM39032v3, whole genome shotgun sequence genome:
- the LOC138898817 gene encoding uncharacterized protein, whose product MANQVIVGALFQEGTSQVRPLYFNGQHFSHWKVCMEIYTKSYDVKVWRVIKKGDYPIPAAKSDKKADSQTSTEPADLDDYTDEQMAVIQINVKNQKLLYNAISGEEYEKISSCDTAKEMWDKLEVTYEGTNKVKETRINTLIHDYAFFHMKEGESIEEMIAIFSKTIGDLKAFGRPYSSGEHIRKILQSLPTTWQTKVVALESHDMDKLSYDELQGDLITFQK is encoded by the coding sequence ATGGCAAATCAAGTAATTGTCGGAGCCCTATTTCAAGAAGGAACGTCACAAGTAAGGCCTCTATACTTCAATGGACAACACTTTTCCCATTGGAAGGTTTGCATGGAAATCTATACAAAATCCTATGATGTCAAAGTCTGGCGTGTAATAAAAAAGGGAGACTATCCAATTCCAGCAGCAAAGTCTGACAAGAAAGCAGATAGTCAAACATCTACTGAACCTGCTGATCTGGATGACTACACCGATGAACAAATGGCAGTAATACAAATTAATGTCAAGAATCAAAAACTTCTATACAACGCAATCAGTGGAGAAGAATATGAGAAGATATCAAGTTGTGATACTGCTAAAGAGATGTGGGATAAGTTGGAGGTGACATATGAAGGAACAAACAAAGTTAAAGAGACAAGGATAAACACGCTGATCCATGACTATGCATTTTTTCACATGAAAGAAGGTGAATCCAttgaggaaatgattgccatatTCAGCAAAACTATTGGAGATCTAAAGGCTTTTGGAAGACCATACTCAAGTGGTGAGCACATTCGAAAGATTCTACAGAGTCTACCTACTACTTGGCAAACAAAAGTAGTAGCGCTTGAATCTCATGATATGGACAaactatcatatgatgaactacAAGGTGACCTTATAACTTTTCAGAAATAA